A window of Oncorhynchus keta strain PuntledgeMale-10-30-2019 chromosome 27, Oket_V2, whole genome shotgun sequence contains these coding sequences:
- the LOC118359630 gene encoding transcription cofactor vestigial-like protein 4 isoform X1: MVFTRMDLLNYQFLDKMNNNIGRLHYEAESSLTGESRMPSLPSPMTNMRTGPPPICPSKRKYGEEQVDDCVDCDNNHMTKMSRLFAAQLGQPAGGDNRNDPWILGHSPVECITSSSNGLHGNHLYASIPSYAMDQPLALTKNSIDSGLGGTERPAMPGPVDRPQNRPSVITCAPASNRNCNLSHCHKSHSPSPPMDQRKADDNTAVDPVIEEHFRRSLGKNYKEPEPVSNSVSITGSVDDHFAKALGKTWLQIKSKGPGGHPHSPEANS; this comes from the exons CTGAATCTTCTCTCACAGGTGAGTCCAGGATGCCGTCGCTGCCCTCTCCAATGACCAACATGAGGACCGGTCCTCCCCCCATCTGCCCCAGCAAAAGGAAGTATGGCGAGGAGCAAGTAGACGACTGCGTTGACTGTGACAACAACCACATGACCAAAATGAGTCGACTGTTTGCTGCTCAACT GGGACAGCCTGCCGGCGGAGACAACCGCAACGACCCTTGGATCCTCGGCCACAGCCCCGTGGAGTGCATCACTTCCTCCTCCAACGGCCTCCATGGCAACCACTTGTATGCCTCCATCCCCTCCTATGCGATGGACCAGCCTCTGGCTCTGACTAAAAACAGCATAGACTCTGGATTGGGTGGCACAGAGAGGCCTGCCATGCCCGGCCCTGTGGACAGACCACAG AATCGTCCCTCTGTGATCACCTGTGCTCCTGCAAGCAATCGCAATTGCAACCTGTCTCACTGCCACAAGTCTCACAGCCCCAGCCCACCCATGGATCAGAGGAAGGCTGATG ATAACACTGCGGTCGACCCTGTGATCGAGGAGCACTTCCGCCGCAGCCTGGGGAAGAACTACAAGGAGCCCGAGCCCGTCTCCAACTCTGTGTCCATCACAGGCTCGGTGGACGACCACTTTGCCAAGGCCCTGGGGAAGACCTGGCTCCAGATCAAGTCCAAGGGGCCGGGGGGACACCCCCACAGTCCAGAGGCCAACTCCTGA